Proteins encoded within one genomic window of Paenarthrobacter sp. JL.01a:
- the pabB gene encoding aminodeoxychorismate synthase component I, with protein MTPAPVIIAVDGRSGAGKTTLAVELTARLRQHHKVSLFHLEDIYPGWNGLRTGIERYVGTVLAPLREGKAAEWVSWDWERHYDGGLNVTLPAEIVIVEGVGAGAEAARSMLDAVVWVEAPGEDRRRRALTRDGSTYEPYWDSWAAQEEEWLATDSVTEDADIHVRNPADGSAPEDVLQALMYLPSLAAILSPELSARRGLQLRSERLEATPDAALLFETLYGRSTNAVWLDSSNAAAVAGRSQAAARSRFSILADDGGTFGQSVLHRSGATKVTAGSATVTTYSPFFRWLDSVWGRRAVRAPRGYDAQFTLGWLGYLGYELKRETGGNDVNSDTPDAALLFAGRAVVLDHREHTAWLLALEAPDAGDWLREARTAVVRASDGGAAAALGGSGAASTLGATVPEFASRDSATDYKRKIADSQHQISEGNAYEICLTTTLEAPAGELDAWSSYLALRRRNPAPFASYLRFGGLEIASTSPERFLRILSDGGMRAEPIKGTRGRSADPAEDAALRQDLETSMKDRAENIMIVDLLRNDLSHFAIPGSVTVSRLCAIESYATVHQMVSTIDAHLRPGAPRAEAVAAAFPAGSMTGAPKISTMDILDQLESGPRGIYSGAIGYFSLNAATDLAVVIRTLVVNPDADGGRTLSLGVGGAITADSVADDEYEEIRTKAFGVLSTLGSDFPH; from the coding sequence ATGACCCCTGCACCCGTGATCATCGCTGTTGACGGCAGGTCCGGCGCAGGCAAAACCACTCTGGCCGTGGAACTGACGGCCCGGTTGCGGCAGCACCACAAAGTATCGCTTTTCCATCTGGAGGACATCTATCCCGGATGGAACGGGCTGCGCACGGGCATTGAACGCTACGTGGGCACCGTCCTGGCGCCGCTTCGCGAGGGCAAGGCGGCCGAATGGGTCAGCTGGGATTGGGAACGGCATTACGACGGCGGCCTGAACGTCACGCTGCCTGCCGAGATCGTCATCGTCGAGGGTGTCGGAGCTGGAGCCGAAGCGGCCCGTTCCATGCTGGACGCTGTGGTGTGGGTGGAAGCGCCAGGCGAGGATCGCCGTCGTCGTGCCCTGACGCGCGACGGAAGCACCTATGAACCGTACTGGGACTCCTGGGCCGCCCAGGAGGAGGAGTGGCTTGCCACGGATTCGGTGACCGAGGACGCCGACATCCATGTCCGGAATCCGGCCGACGGCAGCGCACCGGAGGATGTCCTGCAGGCCCTGATGTACCTGCCGTCGCTGGCGGCCATCCTCTCCCCCGAGCTCAGCGCCCGCCGCGGCTTGCAGTTGCGGTCCGAGCGCCTGGAAGCAACCCCGGACGCAGCGCTGCTCTTCGAAACCCTCTATGGCCGCTCAACGAACGCTGTGTGGCTCGATTCCTCGAACGCCGCCGCGGTTGCCGGCCGCTCCCAAGCCGCGGCCCGCAGCCGCTTCAGCATCCTGGCCGACGACGGCGGAACTTTCGGCCAGTCGGTACTGCACCGCTCCGGGGCCACCAAAGTAACTGCGGGGTCCGCCACTGTGACCACATACAGCCCCTTCTTCCGATGGCTGGACTCAGTCTGGGGCAGGCGGGCCGTCCGCGCACCCAGAGGCTACGACGCCCAGTTCACGCTCGGCTGGCTGGGATACCTGGGCTACGAACTCAAACGTGAAACCGGCGGCAACGACGTCAACTCCGACACCCCTGACGCGGCACTCCTCTTTGCCGGCCGGGCCGTTGTGCTGGACCATCGCGAACACACTGCCTGGCTGCTCGCCTTGGAAGCCCCCGACGCCGGCGACTGGCTGCGGGAGGCGCGTACCGCCGTCGTCAGGGCTTCCGACGGCGGTGCAGCCGCTGCTTTAGGCGGCTCCGGCGCCGCGAGCACCCTTGGCGCAACGGTTCCCGAGTTCGCCAGCCGCGATTCCGCCACCGACTACAAGCGCAAAATCGCCGACTCGCAACACCAGATCAGCGAAGGCAACGCCTACGAAATCTGTCTGACCACCACACTCGAGGCTCCCGCCGGGGAGCTGGACGCGTGGAGCAGCTATCTTGCCTTGCGACGCCGGAACCCGGCGCCGTTCGCCAGTTACCTCCGGTTCGGCGGACTGGAGATTGCCAGCACGTCGCCTGAGCGGTTCCTGCGGATACTGTCCGACGGCGGCATGCGCGCCGAGCCGATCAAGGGCACCCGGGGCCGTTCTGCTGACCCGGCCGAGGACGCTGCGTTGCGGCAGGATCTTGAGACATCAATGAAGGATCGCGCCGAAAACATCATGATCGTTGACCTCCTGCGTAACGATCTCAGCCACTTCGCAATCCCCGGCTCGGTAACGGTGAGCAGGCTTTGCGCCATCGAAAGCTACGCCACCGTCCACCAGATGGTGAGCACTATCGATGCCCACCTCCGGCCGGGCGCTCCCCGGGCTGAAGCAGTCGCCGCGGCATTTCCCGCAGGGTCCATGACAGGCGCCCCAAAAATCAGCACCATGGACATCCTCGACCAGCTCGAATCAGGGCCGCGAGGCATCTACTCCGGCGCCATTGGCTACTTTTCCCTGAACGCCGCCACAGACCTCGCCGTGGTCATCCGCACACTGGTGGTGAACCCCGACGCTGACGGCGGCCGGACGTTGTCCCTGGGCGTGGGCGGGGCCATTACCGCGGATTCCGTCGCGGATGACGAATACGAGGAGATCCGGACCAAGGCGTTCGGCGTGCTCTCAACCCTTGGCTCCGACTTCCCCCACTGA
- the cls gene encoding cardiolipin synthase, with amino-acid sequence MLFPFPFGQEWTWLLGAWAIAEVVMRIVLLGIIPGNRRPTTAMAWLLAVFLIPSVGFVLFLLFGNFKLSKRRREQQEEVNRRVRAVTSDLADPVSLYSGPEWVKSAGELNHQLGSLPMVDGNKVELIPGYEESIKAMAEAVRGAKTYVNAEFYIMSSDFVTDELLTEMENAAERGVTVRLLFDHIGTLRVKGYRRLIRRLKAGKIQWKRMLPLLPIHGQWRRPDLRNHRKIMVIDGQVAFTGSQNLIDPSYNNPKHRKVGRKWVELMSRLEGPIVPTLNVVFATDWLSETDESLEDQLRLPPLPSPGQVTAQVVPSGPGFATENNLRLFNTLIYSAQHRISICSPYFVPDDSLLYAITTAAQRGVDVELFVSEKGDQFLVHHAQRSYYEALLDAGVRIYLYRAPYVLHAKHFTIDDEVAVLGSSNMDMRSFSLNMEVSVMLLGAETVNLMRAVEFTYREVSRELTLDDWMDRPPLAKYVDNVARLTATLQ; translated from the coding sequence GTGCTCTTTCCTTTTCCGTTTGGCCAGGAGTGGACCTGGTTGTTGGGTGCGTGGGCCATCGCGGAAGTGGTCATGCGGATCGTCCTGCTGGGGATCATTCCCGGCAACCGACGTCCCACCACCGCCATGGCGTGGCTTTTGGCTGTGTTCCTCATTCCTTCCGTGGGCTTCGTCCTGTTCCTGCTTTTTGGCAACTTCAAACTCTCCAAGCGCAGGCGTGAGCAGCAGGAAGAGGTCAACCGCCGTGTCCGTGCAGTGACCTCGGATCTCGCCGATCCGGTGAGCCTCTACTCCGGCCCCGAATGGGTGAAGTCGGCCGGTGAGCTTAATCACCAGCTGGGCTCCTTGCCCATGGTTGACGGCAACAAGGTGGAACTGATCCCGGGGTACGAGGAATCCATCAAGGCCATGGCCGAGGCGGTCAGGGGTGCCAAGACCTACGTCAACGCCGAGTTCTACATCATGAGCAGTGACTTCGTAACGGACGAGCTTCTAACGGAGATGGAGAACGCCGCTGAACGCGGTGTCACCGTGAGGCTCCTCTTCGACCACATCGGAACGCTGCGGGTCAAGGGTTACCGCCGCCTGATCCGCAGGCTCAAGGCAGGCAAGATTCAATGGAAGCGGATGTTGCCGCTTCTGCCCATCCACGGCCAATGGCGGCGTCCGGACCTCAGGAATCACCGCAAGATCATGGTGATCGACGGGCAAGTTGCTTTCACGGGCTCACAGAACCTGATCGACCCTTCCTACAACAATCCCAAGCACCGAAAAGTTGGCCGCAAGTGGGTTGAGCTGATGTCCAGGCTTGAGGGACCGATTGTGCCCACCCTCAACGTGGTGTTCGCGACGGATTGGCTGAGTGAAACTGACGAATCCCTGGAGGACCAGCTGCGTCTTCCGCCGCTCCCGTCTCCTGGGCAGGTGACAGCACAGGTAGTGCCCAGTGGGCCCGGGTTTGCCACGGAAAACAACCTCCGCCTTTTCAACACGCTGATCTACTCGGCACAGCACAGGATCTCCATCTGCAGCCCGTACTTCGTCCCTGATGACTCCCTGCTTTATGCCATCACCACGGCTGCCCAAAGGGGCGTGGATGTGGAGCTGTTCGTCTCGGAGAAGGGCGACCAGTTCCTGGTCCACCACGCGCAGCGTTCCTACTACGAGGCCTTGTTGGATGCGGGCGTGCGGATCTACCTGTACCGGGCGCCGTACGTCCTCCACGCCAAGCACTTCACCATTGATGACGAGGTAGCCGTTCTTGGTTCCAGCAACATGGACATGCGCTCCTTCTCCCTGAACATGGAGGTTTCGGTGATGCTGTTGGGTGCCGAAACCGTGAACCTCATGCGGGCCGTGGAGTTCACGTATCGCGAGGTATCCCGCGAGCTTACGTTGGACGACTGGATGGACAGACCCCCTCTGGCCAAGTATGTGGATAACGTCGCCAGATTGACCGCGACGCTGCAGTAG
- a CDS encoding aromatic amino acid ammonia-lyase yields the protein MGTFSIGTGTVSALLVAEAAADPTFHVELNQDALNLLRRSREVVEETAASGQRVYGLNTLLGSGRDTDVEEKSLLAYQVQVVRYHNSGVGPYLDRAAARSVILARLIGFSRGGSGVRPETAAFYAELLNRGVFPAIPGEGSVGSSDLTQLAAVAAVALGEGEAFDASGLLVPGAKALADAGLQPLQPAAGEALALVSANAYSVGAGALALVRLRHLARLADVALSLSLETIARYDGGGNLTPFSPAIQAAKAVDGQGDSAAAVRRLLSGGWLEDVRPDVSVQDALSFRAAPQTHGAFRNVVSQLRSALEVELNGRGDNPLVDVGSGAMVSGGNFQPMQLALSFEGLRLALAHVGISSERRIAKLYPPQRAIRARHLAAASSEPGSASALIQEELPGLLWYSAAGLLAELKFLAAPATLGAPTLSADVEDHSTLAPLALQQLEKSIDAAEKLLAIEALTASYLLLEAEAAQPLGNGTGLVVGRLADVLADRPSAPELVERARTILREAVDQLFPETEEETP from the coding sequence GTGGGGACCTTCAGCATCGGAACCGGGACAGTTTCCGCGCTGCTTGTGGCGGAGGCGGCTGCTGATCCGACGTTTCACGTGGAACTCAACCAAGATGCGTTGAATTTGCTCCGGCGATCCCGGGAAGTCGTGGAAGAGACTGCCGCGTCCGGCCAGCGGGTTTACGGCCTGAACACCTTGCTCGGATCCGGTCGGGACACCGACGTGGAGGAGAAGTCGCTGCTGGCTTATCAAGTACAGGTGGTCCGGTATCACAACAGTGGGGTTGGCCCGTACTTGGACCGGGCTGCCGCCCGCTCAGTGATCCTTGCCCGCCTCATAGGCTTCAGTCGGGGCGGCTCCGGCGTCCGTCCCGAAACCGCGGCCTTCTATGCTGAACTGCTCAACCGCGGCGTCTTTCCTGCCATCCCGGGCGAGGGCTCGGTGGGCTCGTCCGACCTGACCCAACTGGCCGCCGTCGCCGCTGTTGCCTTGGGGGAGGGCGAAGCCTTCGACGCCTCCGGCCTGCTGGTCCCGGGTGCCAAGGCCCTCGCCGACGCCGGGCTTCAACCGCTCCAGCCCGCTGCCGGTGAGGCACTGGCCTTAGTGAGCGCCAACGCCTACTCCGTTGGCGCAGGCGCCCTCGCCTTGGTGCGCCTGCGGCACCTGGCCCGCCTGGCCGACGTCGCACTTTCACTCTCGCTGGAGACCATTGCAAGGTACGACGGCGGCGGGAACCTCACTCCCTTTTCGCCGGCCATCCAGGCGGCCAAGGCAGTGGACGGGCAGGGCGATTCGGCTGCCGCTGTTCGCCGGCTGTTGAGCGGGGGATGGCTGGAGGATGTCCGGCCCGACGTGTCGGTGCAGGACGCGTTGTCGTTCCGTGCCGCGCCGCAGACCCACGGTGCCTTCCGGAACGTGGTGTCGCAGCTCCGTTCGGCCCTGGAGGTGGAACTGAACGGCCGGGGCGACAACCCATTGGTGGATGTGGGGTCCGGTGCGATGGTGTCCGGCGGGAACTTCCAACCGATGCAGCTGGCCTTGTCCTTTGAAGGGCTGCGGCTGGCCTTGGCGCATGTGGGGATTTCCAGCGAACGACGTATTGCCAAGCTGTATCCACCGCAACGGGCCATCAGGGCACGACACCTGGCAGCGGCATCCTCCGAACCAGGATCGGCGTCGGCTTTAATCCAGGAGGAACTGCCCGGGCTGCTCTGGTATTCCGCTGCGGGACTGTTGGCCGAGCTCAAATTCCTGGCAGCCCCGGCGACCCTTGGCGCCCCCACACTTTCGGCCGACGTCGAGGACCACTCCACCTTGGCGCCACTGGCCCTGCAGCAACTGGAGAAGTCCATTGATGCGGCGGAGAAGCTCCTCGCGATCGAGGCCCTGACGGCGTCGTACCTTTTGCTCGAAGCGGAAGCGGCGCAGCCTCTGGGAAACGGGACAGGGCTGGTGGTTGGCAGGCTGGCCGACGTGCTGGCAGACCGGCCGTCGGCGCCAGAGCTGGTGGAGCGGGCTCGGACAATCCTGCGGGAAGCCGTGGACCAACTATTTCCTGAAACTGAGGAGGAGACGCCATGA
- a CDS encoding aminodeoxychorismate lyase, whose translation MTSVAPTVLVFLDPAFENGRIVDSSQPQLMATDLGATRGDGVFESLLAVQGRARKVQAHLNRLAGSAAALDLNLPSQDAWRKAIETAITEFREVHPAPTPEEDEVVVKLIVTRGVEGAASPTCWVQASPSPAGSRRQRETGIDVVLLDRGFDTEAGERAPWLLLGAKTLSYAVNMAALRYAHKQGADDAIFTSTDGRVLEGPTSTVLLAHLETVDDGEGSVRTVRRLITPQLDSGILPGTSQGALFAAAKAAGWELGYGPLEPQDLFDADAVWLISSIRLIAPVNHINGKEVGTPAIRKQLTAELNELFAGIE comes from the coding sequence ATGACTTCAGTAGCTCCCACCGTCCTCGTTTTCCTGGATCCCGCCTTCGAAAACGGCCGCATTGTCGACTCCAGCCAACCGCAGCTCATGGCCACGGACTTGGGAGCTACCCGGGGCGATGGCGTGTTCGAGTCGCTTCTGGCCGTGCAGGGCCGTGCCCGGAAGGTCCAGGCACACCTCAACCGCCTGGCCGGCTCCGCGGCAGCATTGGACCTGAACCTGCCGTCACAGGACGCGTGGCGAAAGGCAATCGAGACGGCCATCACGGAATTCCGCGAAGTCCACCCGGCGCCCACGCCCGAGGAAGACGAAGTAGTGGTCAAGCTCATCGTCACCCGAGGCGTCGAAGGTGCAGCGAGCCCCACGTGCTGGGTACAGGCGTCGCCCTCACCCGCGGGCAGCCGCCGGCAACGCGAGACGGGTATCGACGTCGTGCTTTTGGACCGTGGCTTCGACACCGAAGCCGGCGAGCGCGCGCCGTGGCTGTTGCTTGGCGCCAAGACGCTGTCCTACGCCGTCAACATGGCCGCGCTGCGCTACGCGCACAAGCAGGGCGCGGACGACGCGATCTTCACCTCGACCGACGGCCGCGTCCTGGAGGGGCCGACGTCGACTGTGTTGCTGGCGCACCTTGAGACAGTCGACGACGGCGAAGGTTCTGTCAGGACTGTCCGTCGCCTCATCACGCCGCAACTCGACAGCGGGATCCTCCCGGGCACCTCGCAGGGAGCGCTGTTCGCCGCGGCCAAGGCGGCGGGCTGGGAACTGGGCTACGGGCCGCTTGAGCCCCAGGACCTGTTCGATGCCGACGCCGTCTGGCTCATTTCAAGCATCCGCTTGATCGCACCGGTGAACCACATCAACGGCAAGGAAGTAGGCACGCCCGCCATCCGAAAGCAGCTTACGGCCGAACTGAATGAACTGTTCGCGGGCATCGAATAG
- a CDS encoding PLP-dependent cysteine synthase family protein: MSTATRKHGLQTMPAALDGLDASVLDKVGNTPLVKLEALSRGLGSSIHIKLESENPGGSIKDRTALSMVRAAERSGELQPGATIVESTSGNTGIGLALIGHLTGHPVVVVTGDTISQEKLAALHNYGARVILTDWNAPSESPENARAVAARITAETPGAWRPMQFDNPANPLAHYETTGPEIWEQTGGLVTHFVAGIGTGGTISGNGRYLKEQVAAARPGGHVEVVGADPYGSAYSGGHPGEILVDGVGNSWPQAEWPKIFDRSIVDRFLRIPNDEVYSTVHRLLDEEGLALGPSSGLAVAAAVRVARAAPHGSLVVAIAPDAGTNYMSKAFNPVWLAENGIRLSADIPDARD, translated from the coding sequence ATGAGTACGGCAACCCGCAAACATGGGCTGCAGACCATGCCCGCGGCTCTTGATGGGCTCGATGCGTCGGTTTTGGACAAGGTTGGCAACACTCCGCTGGTGAAGTTGGAGGCGCTCAGCCGCGGGCTGGGCAGTTCCATTCATATCAAGCTGGAGTCCGAGAACCCGGGCGGCTCCATCAAGGACCGGACGGCATTGAGTATGGTGCGGGCGGCTGAGCGTTCGGGGGAGCTGCAGCCCGGTGCCACGATCGTTGAGAGCACGTCCGGCAATACCGGTATTGGGCTGGCGCTGATCGGACACCTCACGGGCCATCCGGTTGTAGTGGTCACCGGCGACACCATCTCCCAGGAGAAACTCGCCGCCCTCCACAATTACGGCGCGCGGGTGATCCTGACGGATTGGAACGCGCCATCGGAGTCGCCGGAGAACGCCCGAGCCGTGGCTGCCCGAATTACGGCAGAGACCCCGGGGGCGTGGCGGCCCATGCAGTTCGACAACCCGGCCAACCCTTTGGCCCACTACGAGACCACCGGGCCGGAAATCTGGGAACAGACGGGTGGACTGGTGACGCACTTTGTGGCCGGGATCGGTACAGGCGGGACCATCAGCGGCAACGGGCGGTACCTGAAGGAACAGGTGGCGGCCGCGCGTCCGGGCGGCCATGTGGAAGTAGTGGGTGCCGATCCCTACGGTTCCGCCTACAGCGGCGGCCACCCCGGTGAGATCCTGGTCGATGGCGTGGGCAACTCCTGGCCGCAGGCTGAATGGCCGAAGATCTTCGACCGCTCCATAGTCGATCGCTTCCTCCGCATTCCCAACGACGAGGTCTATTCCACCGTCCACCGCCTCCTTGATGAGGAAGGACTGGCGCTGGGCCCCTCGTCCGGGCTCGCTGTGGCAGCGGCAGTGCGGGTAGCCCGGGCCGCGCCTCACGGTTCGCTTGTGGTGGCCATAGCGCCCGACGCCGGTACGAACTACATGAGCAAGGCCTTCAACCCCGTGTGGCTGGCTGAAAACGGCATCCGCCTCTCCGCCGACATCCCGGACGCCCGGGACTAG
- a CDS encoding low molecular weight protein-tyrosine-phosphatase, whose amino-acid sequence MYSTTSPYRIITVCTGNICRSPMAALMLTEAFAAEGLGGLVVVDSAGTTGYEVGHPIDPRAARVLTAQHIASEDHVAREWRHEWFAGRDLILALDVDHFGWLQEGAPDRGSLEKVRMLRSFDPQVAGRNTLDLGIEDPWYGGHTDFDNTWTLIKSAVPGIVEHVKAAIASAGIEAGHEHQQVTSMT is encoded by the coding sequence ATGTACTCAACGACGAGCCCATACCGCATCATCACGGTCTGCACTGGAAACATCTGCCGCTCGCCCATGGCCGCGCTCATGCTGACCGAGGCCTTCGCCGCGGAAGGGCTCGGCGGACTCGTCGTGGTGGACTCCGCAGGCACCACTGGATACGAGGTCGGCCACCCCATAGACCCCCGCGCGGCCCGGGTCCTGACCGCCCAGCACATCGCCTCCGAGGACCACGTGGCCCGCGAATGGAGGCACGAATGGTTCGCAGGCCGCGACCTCATTCTCGCCCTCGATGTGGACCACTTCGGCTGGCTCCAGGAAGGGGCTCCGGACCGCGGATCGCTGGAAAAAGTCCGCATGCTCAGGAGCTTCGACCCGCAGGTGGCAGGGCGAAACACCCTCGATCTCGGCATCGAAGACCCTTGGTACGGCGGGCACACAGATTTCGACAACACCTGGACGCTCATCAAATCGGCCGTCCCCGGAATCGTGGAGCATGTCAAAGCCGCCATCGCCTCCGCAGGCATCGAAGCAGGCCACGAGCACCAGCAGGTAACCTCTATGACATGA
- a CDS encoding carboxymuconolactone decarboxylase family protein, which produces MPEQETKPRLAGYLDKQQPDLYATLSHYSQQLVDEADRLGISRQTLELINYLCSQINGCAFCLDLHHRRALKYGESEQRLSLVAVYKEVQLFEPAEVIAMQIAEQITRMSSSRPSPELFAKARQHYSDEQISVICMAAIGINAFNRLSILSEHPVRAGKK; this is translated from the coding sequence ATGCCCGAACAGGAAACGAAACCCCGGCTCGCTGGTTACCTCGATAAGCAGCAGCCCGACCTTTATGCAACGCTCAGTCATTATTCGCAGCAACTCGTTGACGAGGCCGACCGGCTCGGCATTTCACGCCAGACCCTGGAACTCATCAATTACCTGTGCTCGCAGATCAATGGCTGCGCGTTTTGCCTGGACCTGCACCATCGCCGGGCCCTGAAGTACGGGGAATCTGAACAGCGGTTGTCCTTGGTAGCCGTGTATAAGGAAGTGCAGCTCTTCGAGCCCGCCGAAGTCATAGCCATGCAGATTGCCGAGCAGATCACCCGGATGAGCAGCTCCCGGCCCAGCCCTGAGCTCTTCGCCAAAGCGCGCCAGCACTACAGCGACGAGCAGATCAGTGTCATCTGCATGGCTGCGATCGGCATCAACGCCTTCAATCGCCTGTCGATTCTGAGCGAGCACCCCGTCAGGGCTGGCAAGAAGTAG
- a CDS encoding TetR/AcrR family transcriptional regulator — protein MAWDTERTKALLLEAATTEFCTRGLAGARIDRIASEAGVNKERIYQYFGNKNALFDAVIVTALSSLMDEVPIEGDGPEAMADYAGRLFDHHQKDATAPRLLFWEGLERGTDVVGLPKRMANCASKVNSTIAALPGISREDAGDLLITIVSLCDSAPVLPALDGLMAGNDPGRIHRRRAAVVRTVHLAAAALAAEAAEAATA, from the coding sequence ATGGCATGGGACACCGAACGAACCAAGGCCCTGCTGCTTGAGGCCGCCACCACCGAGTTCTGCACTCGCGGATTGGCGGGCGCCCGCATCGACAGGATCGCGTCCGAGGCCGGGGTCAACAAAGAGCGGATCTACCAGTACTTCGGCAATAAGAATGCGCTGTTCGACGCGGTTATCGTCACCGCCCTCAGCTCCCTCATGGACGAGGTACCCATCGAAGGTGACGGCCCCGAAGCCATGGCCGACTACGCCGGGCGGCTCTTTGACCACCACCAGAAAGATGCCACGGCGCCCCGCCTCCTGTTCTGGGAGGGTTTGGAGCGCGGCACCGACGTTGTGGGCTTGCCCAAACGCATGGCCAACTGCGCTTCCAAGGTCAACAGCACCATCGCAGCCCTGCCCGGTATCTCCAGGGAAGATGCCGGAGATCTCCTCATTACCATCGTGAGCCTCTGCGATTCGGCTCCCGTCCTGCCCGCGTTGGACGGTCTCATGGCAGGCAATGACCCCGGCCGCATCCACAGGCGACGGGCCGCCGTCGTCCGTACCGTCCACTTGGCGGCAGCAGCACTGGCGGCCGAAGCGGCCGAAGCCGCCACGGCCTGA
- a CDS encoding amino acid permease, whose protein sequence is MGLSSPTKADASATEAQSATAASSSGLRRSMEARHLVMIAMGGVIGSGLFVSSGYTIATAGPLGAVLAFLIGAVVVYLVMACLGELAVAFPVSGAFHIYAARTIGPATGFATAWLYWLCWAVALGSEFTAAGLLMQRWFPGVDVWIWCFVFATVLFTLNAISSRVFGESEFWFALIKVAAVVGLIILGGAALAGFHPLAAGDYPSFGSNFSTPDGLFPNGFTGVFVTCLAVFYAFSGSELIGVAAGETANPGATIPKAMRTTVIRLMIFFVGAITVIAATIPYEKVSVDESPFVTVFSMLGIPYAADIMNFVIITALLSAGNCGLFSCARMLFSLADEGHAPQVFKKLTKRGIPLVALCVSMLGGLASLISSVVAPATVYLVLVSVAGFATVGVWMSIVASHFIYRRTFVRNGGDVNTLPYKAPLFPLVPILAFALCVVSLIGIAFDPNQVAALLFGVPFVGACYAFFYFKYGRRRSLKRALDA, encoded by the coding sequence ATGGGACTCAGCTCCCCCACAAAAGCCGATGCATCGGCAACCGAAGCGCAGTCCGCGACTGCCGCTTCATCATCAGGACTTCGCCGGTCCATGGAGGCCCGGCACCTGGTCATGATCGCCATGGGCGGCGTCATCGGTTCAGGCCTTTTCGTCAGTTCCGGCTACACCATCGCCACCGCCGGCCCCCTGGGTGCGGTACTCGCCTTCCTTATTGGCGCCGTCGTGGTTTATCTGGTCATGGCTTGCCTCGGGGAACTCGCTGTTGCGTTCCCCGTCTCAGGCGCATTCCACATCTATGCGGCCCGGACCATTGGACCGGCCACGGGCTTTGCCACCGCCTGGCTTTACTGGCTCTGCTGGGCCGTTGCCCTGGGCTCGGAATTCACGGCAGCGGGCCTCCTGATGCAACGGTGGTTTCCCGGCGTCGACGTCTGGATCTGGTGCTTCGTCTTCGCCACGGTCCTGTTTACGCTGAACGCCATTTCATCGCGTGTCTTTGGTGAATCGGAGTTCTGGTTCGCGCTGATCAAGGTCGCCGCCGTCGTCGGCCTCATCATCCTGGGCGGCGCCGCACTGGCCGGCTTCCACCCCCTTGCCGCGGGCGACTACCCCTCATTCGGATCGAACTTCAGCACCCCTGACGGGCTCTTTCCCAATGGCTTCACCGGGGTTTTCGTCACCTGCCTGGCTGTGTTCTACGCCTTCTCCGGCTCTGAACTGATCGGCGTTGCGGCCGGCGAAACCGCCAACCCCGGCGCCACCATCCCCAAGGCCATGCGCACCACGGTGATCCGCCTCATGATCTTCTTTGTCGGTGCCATCACGGTCATCGCGGCGACTATACCGTATGAAAAAGTCAGCGTGGACGAGAGCCCTTTCGTGACCGTGTTCTCCATGCTTGGCATCCCCTACGCAGCGGACATCATGAACTTCGTGATCATTACCGCGCTGCTTTCTGCGGGCAACTGCGGCCTGTTCTCCTGTGCCCGCATGCTCTTCTCGCTGGCCGACGAAGGCCACGCACCGCAGGTCTTCAAGAAGCTCACTAAGCGCGGCATTCCCTTGGTTGCCCTCTGCGTGAGCATGCTCGGTGGGCTGGCTTCCCTCATCAGCAGCGTTGTGGCGCCGGCTACGGTCTACCTGGTGCTGGTCTCCGTAGCCGGCTTCGCAACGGTTGGCGTGTGGATGTCCATTGTGGCCTCACACTTCATCTACCGGCGGACCTTCGTCAGGAACGGCGGCGACGTCAACACGCTGCCGTACAAGGCGCCGCTCTTCCCCCTGGTGCCGATCCTCGCGTTCGCCCTGTGCGTGGTGTCCCTTATCGGCATTGCCTTCGATCCCAACCAAGTAGCAGCCCTCCTGTTCGGAGTTCCATTTGTGGGCGCCTGCTACGCGTTCTTCTACTTCAAGTACGGACGCCGACGCTCACTCAAGAGGGCCCTGGACGCCTAG